One window of the Amia ocellicauda isolate fAmiCal2 chromosome 18, fAmiCal2.hap1, whole genome shotgun sequence genome contains the following:
- the ppcs gene encoding phosphopantothenate--cysteine ligase, with amino-acid sequence MASSGSPSSPTAEGKLDVEFTVPAQVEVAGHLMAEFAQRHCSAGRRVVLVTSGGTKVPLESRTVRFLDNFSSGRRGSSSAEYFLDSGYAVIFLHRHRSQYPYSRCYAGVNLLDALLLQGGEGGSGQVVADTGALPDIAAVLRRYQAVKDAELLLPVEFNTLSEYLHLLKAAAQALNPIGSKAMFYLAAAVSDFYIPASEMPEHKIQSSNGPLQISMKMVPKMLSPLVKDWAPRAFVISFKLETNPSILLERARRALDTYRHQAVVANVLDTRRGFVVVVTPHTQVELALSEDEARQEVEIEEKIVANLTAAHTAFIED; translated from the exons ATGGCGAGCTCTGGATCCCCTTCTTCCCCCACGGCGGAGGGCAAGTTGGACGTGGAGTTCACCGTGCCAGCGCAGGTGGAGGTGGCCGGTCACCTGATGGCGGAGTTTGCCCAGCGCCACTGCTCCGCGGGCCGCAGGGTGGTCCTGGTCACCTCTGGCGGCACCAAGGTCCCGCTGGAGTCCAGAACGGTGCGCTTCCTGGATAATTTCAGTAGCGGGCGGCGGGGCTCTTCTTCCGCTGAATATTTCCTGGACTCGGGGTACGCGGTGATATTCTTGCACAGGCACCGCTCCCAGTACCCCTACTCCCGGTGCTACGCTGGGGTCAACCTCCTGGACGCTCTGCTGCTGCAAGGGGGCGAAGGCGGCTCCGGCCAGGTCGTGGCGGACACCGGGGCTCTGCCGGACATTGCCGCCGTGCTGCGGCGCTACCAGGCAGTGAAGGACGCCGAGCTCTTGCTGCCAGTGGAGTTCAACACACTGTCTGAGTACCTGCACCTGCTGAAGGCCGCGGCGCAGGCTCTGAACCCCATCG GTTCCAAGGCCATGTTTTATTTGGCTGCTGCCGTCTCCGATTTCTATATTCCTGCTTCAGAAATGCCTGAACACAAGATCCAGTCCTCCAACGGACCCCTGCAG atCAGTATGAAGATGGTGCCCAAGATGCTGTCTCCGCTGGTGAAGGACTGGGCCCCCCGGGCCTTCGTCATCTCCTTCAAGCTGGAGACCAACCCCTCCATCCTGCTGGAGCGGGCCCGGCGCGCGCTCGACACCTACCGGCACCAGGCCGTGGTGGCCAACGTGCTGGACACGCGGCGCGGCTTCGTGGTGGTCGTCACGCCCCATACGCAGGTGGAGCTGGCCCTGAGCGAGGACGAGGCACGGCAGGAGGTGGAGATCGAGGAGAAGATCGTGGCCAACCTGACGGCCGCCCACACCGCCTTCATCGAGGACTGA
- the zmynd12 gene encoding zinc finger MYND domain-containing protein 12 produces the protein MCSLNPLAHPRGPKLLCELCHKPAAVQCRQCRVAYYCDSEHQRADWVGIHERVCQLLIPLRCPVPFHALEVEREQHRARLLSGQEELIAVSRAAAQKKLFEGKHQEAVPGALLSLRYCSDVHGPDALQLVPSYLLLAEANIGEFGPRAWLCHWVCGHRVALSMHVFIQHFANMLLSTVYVARLQGPGIDRSLLQCPVLSSGLVLSCCVCSAQVYLASEEFGTDSIVTCGGFFHMADVFARQDKTDVADSLYTEVTRIWHSHLTWLFDERAEISSVSASPAAPVPSLDESQAAEAHQVLSAILAVRERASHPEPADIARTAHALALLHSLDADAGKAVMYGRKALLSSQLVPDCGLTQPIERLLQLAEPNAV, from the exons ATGTGCAGCCTGAACCCGCTGGCCCACCCGAGGGGCCCGAAGCTGCTGTGCGAGCTCTGCCACAAACCGGCCGCCGTCCAGTGCCGCCAGTGCCGGGTGGCCTACTActg TGACTCAGAGCACCAGAGAGCAGACTGGGTGGGCATCCATGAGAGGGTCTGCCAGCTGCTCATCCCCCTGCGCTGCCCTGTGCCCTTCCACGCTctggaggtggagagagagcagCACCGCGCCCGGCTCCTGAGTGGACAG GAGGAGCTGATCGCTGTGTCCCGAGCCGCAGCTCAGAAGAAGCTATTCGAGGGGAAGCACCAGGAGGCCGTGCCCGGGGCCCTGCTCTCCCTGCGCTACTGCAGTGACGTCCACGGCCCTGACGCCCTCCAGCTGGTCCCCTCCTACCTGCTCCTTGCCGAGGCCAACATTGGTGAGTTTGGCCCCCGGGCGTGGCTCTGTCACTGGGTGTGTGGGCATCGTGTTGCGCTGTCCATGCATGTCTTCATCCAACACTTCGCAAACATGCTTTTA AGCACAGTTTATGTTGCAAGGTTGCAGGGCCCAGGCATAGATCGGTCTTTGCTGCAATGCCCCGTCCTCAGCTCCGGCCTCGTGCTCAGTTGCTGTGTTTGCTCTGCGCAGGTTTACCTCGCCAGCGAGGAGTTTGGCACGGACAGTATCGTGACCTGCGGGGGCTTCTTCCACATGGCCGACGTGTTCGCCCGCCAGGACAAGACGGACGTGGCCGATTCCCTGTACACGGAG GTAACACGGATCTGGCACAGTCATCTGACCTGGCTGTTTGATGAGCGTGCGGAGATCTCCAGTGTGTCGGCAAGCCCTGCAGCACCGGTGCCGTCTCTCG ATGAGTCCCAGGCAGCAGAAGCCCATCAGGTCCTGAGTGCCATCCTGGCCGTCCGGGAGCGGGCCTCCCACCCGGAGCCGGCCGACATCGCCCGCACCGCCCACGCCCTGGCCCTGCTGCACTCCCTAGACGCGGACGCCGGGAAG GCGGTGATGTATGGCAGAAAAGCCCTGCTGTCCAGCCAGCTGGTGCCAGACTGCGGCCTGACGCAGCCCATCGAGAGGCTTCTACAGCTGGCCGAGCCCAACGCGGTGTGA